A stretch of the Enterobacter mori genome encodes the following:
- a CDS encoding IS3 family transposase (programmed frameshift) has translation MGRKKYSSEFKQQVVLHYLNSGDGAKKTARLFGVDHGAVRRWTEHWKVNGVNGFSIPTRAYSAEFKESVVLWMQQHNKSSRKAAAEFCIATAYTVSKWERLYREGGVIALQDKPRGRPVKSGKNETSDKKLKNSPPAFQSVEEELEYLRAENAYPKKASGLDSGKAEDKAKIITELRQNHNLRMLLHIAGLPRSTYYWHVRAEDSGERYEGEQQRIAALFHYHKGRYGYRRITLALRNEGYGINHKTVRKLMRKMGLASCLRSKKYQSYKGTYGKIAPNILSRNFKASSPNQKWVTDVTEFNVKGTKLYLSPVLDLYNSEIIAWHMTTHPGMNLVDNMLSKAIQRLKPDERPILHSDQGWQYQMARYQEKLKVKGIEQSMSRKGNCLDNAVIENFFGLLKTECWYHEEYENTDHLRKVVEEYIHYYNNERIKLKLNGLSPVQYRTQAMSAAS, from the exons GTGACGGTGCAAAGAAAACGGCCAGGCTGTTCGGCGTCGATCACGGAGCGGTCAGACGCTGGACTGAACACTGGAAAGTGAACGGGGTGAACGGTTTTTCCATTCCTACCAGAGCTTACTCTGCTGAGTTCAAAGAGTCTGTTGTGCTCTGGATGCAGCAACATAACAAGTCATCCCGGAAAGCTGCGGCGGAGTTTTGCATCGCAACCGCTTATACTGTCAGCAAGTGGGAGCGCCTTTACCGTGAAGGCGGTGTTATTGCCTTACAAGATAAACCCAGAGGGCGTCCGGTGAAGTCTGGTAAGAACGAAACGTCAGATAAAAAACTTAAAAATTCCCCTCCAGCGTTTCAGAGCGTTGAAGAAGAGCTTGAATACTTGAGGGCGGAAAATGCCTACC CTAAAAAAGCTTCAGGCCTTGATTCGGGAAAAGCAGAAGACAAAGCAAAAATAATTACCGAATTGAGGCAAAACCATAACCTGAGGATGCTGCTTCATATAGCAGGATTGCCTCGCAGCACTTACTACTGGCACGTTAGGGCGGAGGACAGTGGAGAGCGCTATGAGGGCGAACAGCAAAGAATAGCCGCACTGTTTCATTATCATAAAGGACGATATGGTTACCGCCGCATTACCCTGGCGTTGCGCAATGAAGGCTACGGCATAAATCATAAAACAGTACGAAAACTGATGCGTAAGATGGGGCTGGCCTCATGCCTGAGAAGCAAGAAGTATCAGTCATACAAAGGTACCTACGGTAAAATCGCACCAAACATCCTGTCTCGTAATTTTAAGGCCAGCAGTCCAAACCAGAAATGGGTTACAGACGTGACCGAGTTCAACGTAAAAGGGACAAAGCTATATTTGTCACCAGTGCTGGATCTGTATAACAGCGAGATAATAGCCTGGCATATGACGACGCATCCGGGAATGAACCTGGTCGACAACATGCTCAGCAAGGCCATACAGCGGCTAAAGCCAGATGAAAGACCGATACTGCACTCTGATCAGGGCTGGCAATATCAGATGGCACGGTATCAGGAAAAGCTTAAGGTTAAAGGTATAGAGCAAAGCATGTCGCGCAAAGGAAACTGTCTGGACAATGCAGTGATAGAAAACTTTTTTGGTCTGTTGAAGACAGAATGTTGGTACCACGAAGAGTATGAAAATACGGACCATCTACGAAAAGTAGTGGAAGAGTACATCCATTATTACAACAACGAACGAATCAAGCTAAAACTAAACGGCCTGAGTCCAGTACAATACCGAACTCAGGCTATGTCAGCCGCCAGTTAA
- the tcyP gene encoding cystine/sulfocysteine:cation symporter gives MNFPLIANIIVFVVLLLLLAQARHKQWSLAKKVLVGLVMGVAFGLALHAVYGSDNPVLKDSIQWFNIVGNGYVQLLQMIVMPLVFASILSAVARLHNATQLGKISFLTIGTLLFTTLIAALVGVLVTNLFGLTAEGLVQGTAETARLTAIQTNYAGKVADLTVPQMVLSFIPKNPFADLTGASPTSIISVVIFAAFLGVAALKLLKDDAPKGERVLTAIDTLQSWVMKLVRLVMQLTPYGVLALMTKVVAGSNLQDIIKLGSFVVASYLGLGIMFVVHGILLGVNGVSPLKYFRKVWPVLTFAFTSRSSAASIPLNVEAQTRRLGVPESIASFSASFGATIGQNGCAGLYPAMLAVMVAPTVGINPLDPVWIATLVGIVTVSSAGVAGVGGGATFAALIVLPALGLPVTLVALLISVEPLIDMGRTALNVSGSMTAGTLTSQWLKQTDKAILDSEDDAELAHR, from the coding sequence ATGAATTTTCCACTCATCGCGAACATTATTGTGTTCGTTGTATTGCTATTGCTTCTCGCGCAGGCACGCCACAAACAGTGGAGCCTGGCGAAAAAAGTGCTGGTCGGTCTGGTCATGGGTGTGGCCTTTGGTCTGGCGTTACACGCTGTTTACGGCTCCGATAACCCGGTACTGAAAGATTCCATTCAATGGTTCAACATTGTCGGTAACGGCTACGTGCAGCTGCTGCAGATGATTGTGATGCCGCTGGTGTTCGCGTCTATTTTGAGCGCCGTTGCTCGTCTGCACAATGCGACTCAGCTGGGGAAAATCAGCTTCCTGACTATCGGTACGCTGCTGTTCACCACGCTGATTGCCGCGCTGGTGGGCGTGCTGGTGACCAACCTGTTTGGCCTGACCGCTGAAGGCCTGGTCCAGGGTACCGCTGAAACCGCGCGTCTGACGGCGATTCAAACCAACTATGCTGGCAAAGTGGCTGACCTGACGGTTCCGCAGATGGTGCTCTCCTTCATTCCTAAAAACCCGTTTGCTGACCTGACCGGTGCAAGCCCAACCTCCATCATCAGCGTGGTGATCTTCGCCGCATTCCTCGGTGTGGCTGCGTTGAAGCTGCTGAAAGACGATGCGCCAAAAGGTGAACGCGTGCTGACCGCTATCGATACCCTGCAGAGCTGGGTGATGAAGCTGGTCCGTCTGGTCATGCAGCTGACACCTTACGGCGTGCTGGCACTGATGACCAAAGTGGTTGCGGGATCAAACCTGCAGGACATCATCAAGCTGGGCAGCTTTGTCGTCGCCTCTTACCTGGGTCTTGGCATCATGTTTGTCGTGCACGGCATCCTGCTTGGCGTTAACGGCGTCAGCCCGCTGAAATACTTCCGTAAAGTGTGGCCAGTGCTGACCTTCGCGTTTACCAGCCGTTCCAGTGCAGCCTCTATTCCGCTGAACGTGGAAGCACAAACGCGTCGCCTGGGCGTACCTGAGTCCATCGCCAGCTTCTCTGCTTCCTTTGGTGCCACCATTGGACAGAACGGCTGTGCGGGTCTGTACCCGGCAATGCTGGCCGTAATGGTTGCGCCGACTGTGGGTATCAACCCGCTGGATCCGGTCTGGATTGCCACCCTGGTGGGTATTGTTACCGTGAGTTCCGCAGGCGTTGCGGGTGTCGGTGGTGGTGCAACCTTCGCCGCACTGATTGTTCTGCCTGCGCTGGGTCTGCCTGTGACGCTGGTAGCGCTGCTGATCTCCGTTGAACCGCTGATCGACATGGGACGTACCGCGCTGAACGTGAGCGGCTCAATGACCGCCGGTACGCTGACCAGCCAGTGGCTGAAGCAGACCGACAAAGCAATTCTGGATAGTGAAGACGACGCCGAACTGGCTCACCGTTAA
- a CDS encoding metal-dependent hydrolase, which translates to MTAEGHLLFSIACAVFAKNAELTPVLAQGDWWHIVPSAVLTCLLPDIDHPKSFLGQRLKWIAKPIARAFGHRGFTHSLLAVFALLTLFYLKVPESWIVPADAIQGMVLGYLSHILADMLTPAGVPLLWPCRWRFRFPILAPQKGNQLERVLCMALFAYAVWMPQTLPENGAVRWSSQMINSLQFQFNRFIHHQIEH; encoded by the coding sequence ATGACGGCGGAAGGCCACCTGCTTTTTTCAATTGCATGCGCAGTGTTTGCCAAAAACGCTGAACTGACCCCTGTGCTGGCACAGGGTGACTGGTGGCATATCGTCCCTTCCGCCGTATTAACCTGTCTCCTGCCGGACATCGATCACCCCAAGTCGTTTCTTGGACAACGGTTGAAGTGGATCGCCAAACCCATTGCCAGAGCGTTTGGCCATCGTGGGTTTACCCACAGCCTGCTGGCCGTGTTTGCCCTGCTCACCCTGTTCTATTTAAAAGTGCCTGAAAGCTGGATAGTGCCGGCAGATGCCATACAGGGGATGGTGCTCGGTTATTTAAGCCATATTCTTGCCGATATGCTGACGCCTGCCGGTGTCCCCCTCCTGTGGCCCTGCCGGTGGCGTTTCCGTTTTCCCATTCTCGCCCCGCAAAAAGGCAATCAGCTGGAGCGCGTTTTGTGCATGGCACTCTTCGCGTACGCCGTCTGGATGCCGCAGACGTTGCCCGAAAATGGTGCAGTCCGCTGGTCATCGCAGATGATCAATTCGCTGCAATTTCAGTTCAATCGTTTCATTCATCACCAGATCGAACATTAA
- the kduD gene encoding 2-dehydro-3-deoxy-D-gluconate 5-dehydrogenase KduD encodes MILESFTLSGKVAIVTGCDTGLGQGMAVALAQAGCDIVGVNRKVPDETAARITALGRRFMAIRADLGQQESIQRVVDSAVAEMGRVDILVNNAGTIRREDALAFSEKDWDDVVNLNLKSVFFLSQAVAKQFIQQGQGGKIINIASMLSFQGGIRVPSYTASKSGVLGITRLLANEWATHGINVNAIAPGYMATNNTQQLRDDEQRSQAILERIPAGRWGLPEDLQGPVVFLASAASDYVNGHTLAVDGGWLAR; translated from the coding sequence ATGATACTGGAGTCCTTCACTCTTTCAGGAAAAGTGGCCATCGTCACGGGATGCGATACCGGGCTGGGACAGGGCATGGCCGTGGCGCTCGCACAAGCCGGATGCGATATTGTTGGCGTGAACCGTAAAGTTCCCGACGAAACGGCCGCGCGCATCACCGCCCTCGGGCGTCGATTTATGGCGATTCGGGCCGATCTCGGTCAACAGGAGAGCATTCAGCGCGTAGTGGATAGCGCTGTTGCTGAGATGGGACGCGTCGATATTCTGGTGAATAACGCTGGCACCATTCGTCGGGAGGATGCCCTGGCATTCAGTGAAAAAGACTGGGACGACGTTGTTAACCTGAATCTCAAATCGGTTTTTTTCCTCTCTCAGGCGGTGGCCAAACAGTTTATCCAGCAGGGTCAGGGCGGGAAAATCATCAATATTGCCTCGATGCTTTCATTCCAGGGGGGGATCCGCGTGCCTTCTTACACCGCGTCTAAAAGTGGCGTTCTGGGTATCACGCGCCTGCTCGCCAACGAATGGGCTACGCATGGCATCAATGTGAACGCCATTGCGCCGGGTTATATGGCGACCAATAATACGCAGCAGTTGCGCGATGACGAACAGCGTAGCCAGGCGATCCTGGAGCGTATCCCCGCCGGACGTTGGGGATTGCCGGAGGATTTGCAAGGTCCGGTTGTTTTCCTTGCCTCTGCTGCATCGGATTATGTCAACGGTCACACCCTGGCCGTAGACGGTGGCTGGCTGGCGCGCTGA
- the hxpB gene encoding hexitol phosphatase HxpB has protein sequence MSTPRQILAAIFDMDGLLIDSEPLWDRAELDVMASLGVDISRRNELPDTLGLRIDMVVDLWYAHQPWVGPGRDEVTARIINRAITLVEEQKPLLPGVRDAIALCKAQGLKVGLASASPLHMLEKVLSLFELRDSFDALASAEKLPYSKPHPQVYMDCAAKLGLDPLTCVALEDSVNGMVASKAARMRSIVVPAEEGRHDPRFALADVKLASLEDLRVAHLRGE, from the coding sequence ATGTCGACACCGCGCCAAATACTTGCCGCCATTTTTGACATGGACGGATTACTGATTGACTCCGAACCGCTGTGGGATCGGGCTGAACTGGATGTGATGGCGAGCCTCGGCGTCGATATCAGCCGCCGGAACGAACTTCCCGATACGCTGGGACTTCGCATTGATATGGTTGTGGACCTCTGGTATGCCCACCAGCCATGGGTTGGCCCCGGTCGTGACGAAGTCACCGCGCGTATTATTAACCGCGCCATTACGCTGGTTGAAGAGCAAAAGCCCCTGCTTCCGGGCGTGCGTGATGCAATCGCTCTGTGCAAGGCGCAAGGATTGAAGGTCGGACTGGCCTCCGCCTCGCCGCTGCATATGCTGGAGAAAGTGCTGTCCCTGTTCGAACTGCGCGACAGCTTCGACGCGCTGGCCTCAGCCGAGAAGCTGCCCTACAGCAAGCCGCACCCTCAGGTCTATATGGACTGCGCCGCAAAACTGGGTCTGGATCCGCTCACCTGCGTGGCGCTGGAAGATTCCGTTAACGGCATGGTGGCCTCTAAAGCCGCACGCATGCGCTCCATCGTTGTGCCTGCCGAAGAAGGCCGCCACGATCCCCGCTTTGCCCTGGCAGATGTGAAACTGGCCTCGCTGGAAGACCTTAGGGTTGCCCATCTGCGCGGCGAGTAA
- a CDS encoding YniB family protein: protein MTYQQAGRIAVLKRIAGWVIFIPAVISTLISVLKFMYDHSEKQPGINAVMLDFAHVMIEMMRFNTPFLNFFWFNSPTPNFHQQANVGFWVIYALIFIAMALQASGARMSRQTRFLREGVEDQLILEQAKGPDGMSREQIESRIVVPRHTIFLQIFPLYVLPVVIIVAGYFFFSLLGFI, encoded by the coding sequence ATGACGTATCAACAAGCTGGACGCATCGCTGTCTTAAAACGTATTGCCGGTTGGGTCATTTTTATTCCGGCTGTGATTTCCACGCTGATTTCGGTACTCAAATTTATGTACGATCACAGCGAAAAGCAGCCGGGGATCAATGCGGTAATGCTGGATTTCGCGCATGTGATGATTGAAATGATGCGTTTTAACACCCCGTTCTTAAATTTTTTCTGGTTTAACTCACCGACACCGAATTTCCATCAACAGGCGAATGTTGGCTTTTGGGTGATTTACGCGCTGATTTTTATCGCGATGGCATTGCAGGCATCAGGCGCGCGCATGAGTCGCCAGACGCGTTTTTTACGCGAGGGTGTGGAAGACCAGCTCATTCTTGAGCAGGCGAAAGGGCCGGACGGGATGAGCCGTGAGCAAATCGAATCCCGCATTGTTGTTCCGCGTCACACGATTTTCCTGCAGATTTTCCCGCTCTATGTATTACCGGTAGTCATCATCGTGGCCGGTTATTTCTTTTTCTCTCTGCTCGGGTTTATCTAG
- a CDS encoding fructosamine kinase family protein, which produces MWQAISHLLSEQLGEGEIELRNELPGGEIHAAWHLRYAGRDLFVKCDERELLPIFTAEADQLELLSRSKTVTVPHVWAVGSDRDYSFLVMEYLPARPLDAHNAFLLGQQLARLHQWSDQPQFGLDFDNDLSTTPQPNAWQRRWSTFFAEQRIGWQLELAAEKGLEFGNIDAIVEHVQQRLAAHQPQASLLHGDLWSDNCALGPNGPYIFDPACYWGDRECDLAMLPLHPEQLPQIYDGYQSVSPLPPDFLDRQPVYQLYTLLNRAILFGGQHLVNAQRALERVLAA; this is translated from the coding sequence ATGTGGCAGGCTATCAGTCATCTTTTGAGCGAGCAATTAGGTGAAGGTGAAATTGAACTGCGTAATGAACTGCCTGGCGGTGAGATCCACGCCGCGTGGCATTTACGCTACGCGGGGCGCGACCTTTTCGTGAAATGCGATGAACGTGAACTTCTCCCCATCTTCACTGCCGAAGCCGATCAGCTGGAACTGCTGTCGCGCAGCAAAACGGTCACCGTCCCGCACGTCTGGGCCGTGGGCAGTGACCGCGACTACAGTTTTCTGGTCATGGAATATCTCCCCGCTCGCCCACTGGATGCCCATAACGCGTTTCTTCTTGGCCAGCAGCTAGCGAGATTGCACCAGTGGAGCGACCAACCGCAGTTTGGACTCGATTTCGACAACGATCTCTCCACCACACCGCAGCCGAACGCCTGGCAACGCCGCTGGTCGACCTTCTTTGCAGAGCAACGTATTGGCTGGCAGCTGGAGCTGGCGGCAGAGAAAGGACTGGAATTTGGCAACATTGATGCCATTGTCGAACACGTGCAGCAGCGTCTTGCCGCGCACCAGCCTCAGGCTTCACTGTTGCACGGGGATTTGTGGTCAGATAACTGTGCGCTGGGTCCGAACGGCCCTTATATCTTCGACCCTGCCTGTTACTGGGGTGACAGAGAGTGCGACCTCGCCATGCTGCCGCTGCATCCTGAACAGCTGCCGCAGATTTATGACGGATACCAGTCGGTCTCTCCCTTACCACCTGACTTCCTCGACCGTCAGCCGGTGTATCAACTTTATACCCTGTTGAATCGGGCAATTCTGTTTGGCGGTCAACATCTGGTGAATGCGCAGCGCGCACTGGAGCGGGTACTGGCGGCGTAG
- the ghoS gene encoding type V toxin-antitoxin system endoribonuclease antitoxin GhoS yields the protein MSSGDITRYVITVNIHEASLTELNELNNAFTRANFLLTLTDDEGNIHDLGTLTFGLISALSDEEVHALASSLAESVTDKDADIEVDTWESWRKKEQ from the coding sequence ATGAGCAGTGGTGACATCACCCGCTACGTCATTACCGTCAATATTCATGAAGCGTCACTGACCGAGCTCAATGAACTCAACAACGCTTTTACACGGGCAAATTTTCTGCTCACCCTCACGGACGATGAGGGCAATATTCATGATTTAGGCACGCTGACATTTGGCCTGATAAGCGCCCTCAGCGACGAGGAGGTTCACGCCCTGGCAAGCAGCCTGGCCGAGAGTGTGACCGACAAGGATGCGGATATTGAGGTAGATACCTGGGAAAGCTGGCGAAAAAAAGAACAATAA
- the pfkB gene encoding 6-phosphofructokinase II: protein MVPVYTLTLSPSLDSATLTAQIYPEGKLRCSAPVFEPGGGGINVARAITHLGGKATAIFPAGGATGEHLVSLLADEQVAVQTVEASDWTRQNLHVHVESSGEQYRFVMPGAKLSDDEFRQLEEKVLTIERGALLVISGSLPPGVSTEKLTALIRAAQQRGIRCIVDSSGEALKAALEPGNLELVKPNQKELSALVNRELTQPDDVRNAAQELIRSGKALRVVVSLGPQGALAVDGTGYVQVVPPPMKSQSTVGAGDSMVGAMTMKLAQGASLLEMTRYGVAAGSAATINQGTRLCSLPDTQKIVDYLSQN from the coding sequence ATGGTTCCTGTTTACACGCTGACACTCTCCCCTTCTCTCGATTCCGCTACCTTAACCGCACAGATTTACCCGGAAGGTAAACTACGCTGTAGCGCCCCGGTGTTTGAGCCCGGTGGTGGCGGTATAAACGTCGCACGCGCAATTACCCACCTCGGAGGCAAGGCGACGGCGATTTTTCCTGCCGGTGGTGCCACTGGTGAACATCTGGTTTCTCTGCTTGCCGATGAACAGGTTGCCGTTCAGACCGTCGAGGCCAGCGACTGGACGCGACAAAACCTGCACGTTCACGTTGAGTCCAGCGGCGAGCAGTACCGCTTTGTTATGCCGGGGGCAAAATTGAGTGATGATGAGTTTCGTCAGCTTGAGGAGAAGGTCCTGACAATTGAAAGGGGCGCTTTGCTGGTGATTAGCGGCAGCCTGCCGCCGGGCGTGAGCACAGAGAAACTCACAGCATTAATTCGGGCAGCGCAGCAACGAGGTATCCGGTGCATTGTCGACAGTTCCGGCGAGGCGTTAAAAGCCGCCCTGGAGCCAGGTAATCTTGAGCTGGTCAAACCCAATCAGAAAGAGCTAAGCGCGCTGGTGAATCGTGAACTCACCCAGCCCGATGACGTGCGTAACGCCGCGCAAGAACTGATACGCAGCGGCAAGGCATTGCGCGTGGTGGTTTCCCTTGGCCCTCAGGGTGCGCTGGCCGTGGATGGAACGGGCTATGTACAGGTTGTGCCACCCCCCATGAAAAGCCAGAGCACCGTTGGCGCAGGCGACAGTATGGTGGGGGCGATGACGATGAAGCTGGCGCAGGGTGCGTCGCTGCTGGAGATGACGCGCTACGGCGTTGCAGCAGGTAGCGCTGCAACCATCAATCAGGGAACGCGGCTTTGTTCGCTGCCTGACACCCAGAAAATTGTCGATTATCTGTCCCAAAATTAA
- a CDS encoding DUF481 domain-containing protein produces MKLLKTVPAAMMLVGGVFASMNAIADDSVFTVMDDPSTAQKPFEGNLNAGYLAQSGNTKSSSLTADSTLTWYGNTTAWSLWGNASNTSANDERSSEKYAVGGRSRYNMTDYDYLFGQASWLTDRYNGYRERDVFTAGYGRQFLNGPVHSLRFEFGPGVRYDEYTDGDTKTQPLGYASGTYAWQMTDNTKFTQGVSVFGADDTTLNSETALNVAINEHFGLKVAYNVTWNSAPPETAPDHTDRRTTISLGYKM; encoded by the coding sequence ATGAAGCTTTTGAAGACAGTACCCGCTGCAATGATGCTGGTGGGTGGCGTGTTTGCGTCAATGAATGCAATCGCCGATGATTCCGTTTTTACTGTCATGGACGATCCCTCCACAGCGCAAAAACCTTTTGAAGGTAACCTGAACGCAGGGTATCTGGCGCAATCCGGCAACACGAAAAGCTCTTCCCTGACCGCAGACAGCACCTTGACCTGGTATGGCAACACCACCGCCTGGTCACTGTGGGGGAATGCCAGCAACACCTCAGCGAATGACGAGCGATCGTCCGAGAAATACGCCGTAGGCGGGCGTAGTCGTTACAATATGACCGATTATGATTACCTGTTCGGTCAGGCAAGCTGGCTAACAGACCGCTATAACGGCTACCGGGAGCGTGATGTCTTCACTGCTGGTTATGGTCGCCAGTTCCTCAACGGACCGGTACACAGTCTGCGTTTCGAATTCGGTCCAGGCGTACGTTATGATGAATACACCGACGGTGATACCAAAACCCAACCGCTGGGCTATGCGTCGGGTACTTACGCCTGGCAGATGACCGACAACACCAAATTCACGCAGGGTGTTTCGGTATTCGGTGCTGATGATACGACGCTGAACTCCGAGACGGCGCTGAATGTGGCCATCAATGAACACTTTGGGTTAAAGGTAGCGTACAACGTGACCTGGAACTCAGCACCGCCTGAAACTGCGCCTGATCATACCGACCGCAGGACGACAATTTCTTTGGGCTATAAAATGTAA
- the yniD gene encoding small membrane protein YniD: protein MPTKRFAAKHWKMVVVLIAICGAMLLLRWAAMIWG, encoded by the coding sequence ATGCCAACAAAACGCTTTGCCGCAAAGCACTGGAAAATGGTGGTCGTATTAATTGCAATCTGCGGTGCAATGTTGTTATTGCGCTGGGCTGCAATGATATGGGGTTAG
- the yncL gene encoding stress response membrane protein YncL, with the protein MNVSSRTVLILNILSAAGLVLILADRFHWF; encoded by the coding sequence ATGAATGTGTCCAGTAGAACCGTTTTGATATTGAATATCCTTTCCGCTGCCGGTTTAGTGTTGATTCTTGCCGACAGATTCCATTGGTTCTGA
- the thrS gene encoding threonine--tRNA ligase, whose product MPVITLPDGSQRHYDHAVSPMDVALDIGPGLAKATIAGRVNGELVDASDLIESDAKLSIITAKDEEGLEIIRHSCAHLLGHAIKQLWPNTKMAIGPVIDNGFYYDVDLDHTLTQEDIDALEKRMHELAETNYDVIKKKVSWHEARETFVKRGESYKVSILDENISHDDKPGLYHHEEYVDMCRGPHVPNMRFCHHFKLMKIAGAYWRGDSNNKMLQRIYGTAWADKKALNAYLQRLEEAAKRDHRKIGKQLDLYHMQEEAPGMVFWHNDGWTIFRELETFVRSKLKEYQYQEVKGPFMMDRVLWEKTGHWDNYKDAMFTTSSENREYCIKPMNCPGHVQIFNQGLKSYRDLPLRMAEFGSCHRNEPSGALHGLMRVRGFTQDDAHIFCTEDQVRDEVNACIRMVYDMYSTFGFEKIVVKLSTRPEKRIGSDETWDRAEADLAVALEENGIPFEYQLGEGAFYGPKIEFTLYDCLDRAWQCGTVQLDFSLPQRLSASYVGEDNERQVPVMIHRAILGSLERFIGILTEEFAGFFPTWLAPVQVVVMNITDSQADYVKELTQKLQNAGIRVKADLRNEKIGFKIREHTLRRVPYMLVCGDKEVEAGKVAVRTRRGKDLGSLDVSEVIEKLQQEIRSRSLQQLEE is encoded by the coding sequence ATGCCTGTAATTACTCTTCCTGATGGCAGCCAACGCCATTACGACCACGCTGTTAGCCCAATGGATGTTGCCCTGGATATCGGTCCTGGACTCGCGAAAGCGACCATCGCTGGCCGTGTAAATGGTGAGCTGGTTGATGCGTCCGATCTGATTGAGAGCGATGCGAAGCTGTCTATCATCACCGCGAAAGACGAAGAAGGTCTTGAGATCATTCGTCACTCCTGCGCGCACCTGTTAGGTCATGCGATTAAACAGCTGTGGCCAAACACCAAAATGGCGATCGGCCCGGTTATCGACAACGGCTTCTACTATGACGTTGACCTCGATCATACCCTGACCCAGGAAGATATCGACGCGCTCGAAAAACGTATGCACGAGCTCGCCGAAACCAACTATGACGTCATCAAGAAGAAAGTCAGCTGGCACGAAGCGCGTGAAACCTTCGTGAAGCGCGGCGAGAGCTATAAAGTCTCTATTCTTGACGAAAACATTTCGCATGATGACAAGCCTGGCTTGTACCATCACGAAGAATACGTCGACATGTGCCGTGGACCGCACGTGCCGAACATGCGCTTCTGTCATCACTTCAAGCTGATGAAGATCGCAGGCGCCTACTGGCGTGGCGACAGCAACAACAAGATGTTGCAGCGTATTTATGGTACCGCATGGGCAGATAAGAAAGCCCTGAACGCGTACCTGCAGCGCCTGGAAGAGGCTGCGAAACGTGACCACCGTAAAATTGGTAAACAGCTTGACCTGTATCATATGCAGGAAGAAGCGCCGGGTATGGTGTTCTGGCATAACGACGGCTGGACTATCTTCCGTGAACTGGAAACCTTCGTTCGCTCCAAGCTGAAAGAGTACCAGTATCAGGAAGTGAAAGGCCCGTTCATGATGGACCGTGTGCTGTGGGAAAAAACCGGCCACTGGGACAACTACAAAGATGCAATGTTCACCACCTCGTCTGAGAACCGTGAGTACTGCATCAAGCCAATGAACTGCCCGGGTCACGTCCAGATCTTCAACCAGGGTCTAAAATCCTACCGCGACCTGCCGCTGCGTATGGCGGAGTTCGGTAGCTGCCACCGTAACGAGCCATCGGGTGCGCTACACGGTCTGATGCGCGTTCGTGGCTTTACTCAGGATGATGCGCATATCTTCTGTACTGAAGATCAGGTCCGTGACGAAGTTAACGCCTGTATTCGTATGGTCTACGATATGTACAGCACCTTTGGCTTCGAGAAGATCGTGGTCAAACTCTCAACGCGTCCGGAAAAACGTATCGGTAGCGATGAGACATGGGATCGCGCAGAAGCGGATCTCGCCGTGGCGCTGGAAGAGAACGGCATTCCGTTCGAATACCAGCTGGGCGAGGGCGCATTCTACGGTCCGAAAATTGAATTTACCCTGTATGACTGCCTCGATCGCGCATGGCAGTGCGGTACTGTACAGCTGGACTTCTCCCTGCCGCAGCGTTTAAGCGCCTCTTATGTTGGCGAAGACAACGAGCGTCAGGTACCGGTAATGATTCACCGTGCAATTCTCGGTTCTCTGGAGCGCTTCATCGGCATTCTGACCGAAGAGTTTGCTGGCTTCTTCCCAACCTGGCTTGCGCCAGTGCAGGTCGTGGTGATGAACATTACCGATTCTCAGGCGGATTACGTTAAAGAATTGACGCAGAAACTACAAAATGCGGGCATTCGCGTAAAAGCAGACTTGAGAAATGAGAAGATTGGCTTTAAAATCCGCGAGCACACTTTACGTCGTGTCCCGTATATGTTGGTCTGTGGTGATAAAGAGGTGGAAGCAGGCAAAGTTGCCGTTCGCACCCGCCGTGGTAAAGACCTGGGGAGCCTGGACGTAAGTGAAGTGATTGAGAAGCTGCAACAAGAGATTCGCAGCCGCAGTCTTCAACAACTGGAGGAATAA